Below is a genomic region from Neomonachus schauinslandi chromosome 2, ASM220157v2, whole genome shotgun sequence.
ATGGGGTGCTAGATCAGGACCTACTCACTTGTGTTGTTTAAAAGCAGCTTGgtacaaaatcagagagggagacaaaccgtaagagactcttaatcataggaaacagactgaggggtgctggaggggagggggggtggggtacctgggtgctggacattaaggagggcacgtgatggaatgagcactgggtgttatataagaccgatgagtcactgacctctacctcagaaaccaataatacatcatatgttattaattgaatttaaattgaaaaaaatatataaaaaaaataaaagcagcttgGTGCAGAGCCCAAGATGTAGAGGGTGTGGCCATAGATGACCAGGAGAGACCAGCTTGGGGGCACTGGCTGTCATGGCAGGTGGATCGTGGTGACCAAGATCCAGGATCTGGCAGTAATCAGGTATCTGAGCTTGGCGAGTTAGCAAACTGATCAGCCTGTAGACGGTTCTCAGTTCTGGGCAAGGGTTCAAGATGAGATTTCAGTCCTTGGAATACAAGGCATGCAGGGTTCACCATTTCTCTATTTCCCAGTCATAGAAGGTCAGGGGTATTATGTTGGAGGATTTAGTTATTCTAGATGAGAAATGTAGTGCAGGCTGGTTTGGGTAACTTGGCATAAGCCCAGTTGCCAGAACTAGGGGTCCGTGTCAGGATAAGAATAGTAATAAGAGGGCTCCCATGTGGATTGCGGAGTGCTGGGCTAGAACTCTTTGGATACTTACTGTTTTAATTTAGACTGTAGGGTGAATGACATCACTTAGAACTATGTAGTGTACAGCCTAGACAGTTGGATGTGGCCGGGCTGTGTCTAAAAACGGGATTGGGTTCTGGGAAGAGGGCAGGGATTATTAGCTTTTAGGAAGGGGGGCAGCACAGAGGTGGGGAATAGAATGCAGAAGGAGCATCCTACAAATGTTGGACAGCTGCAGCAGAAGCCACCCCGGGAGGTACTGGAGGCCTGTTACTGATGACCTCTGGAATTCATTGCTTCAAACTGTTGCATTTGTTATGGTACTGGGTTTattgtaggtgctcagtaaaaaaGCTCATTGGACTACGATAAACCTCAGGCTGCCGTGATTCCTTTAAATATCCTTTGTTCCTCTCACCTCAAAAACTGTTCTCAAGGACAGAAACTCTACTTTTCCATTCTAACCAAGTGCCAGAAACAAATGCACACACTTAAGCACGCCAGAAAGAGATGAAGGAGCGTGGCAATTCCCCTTTTGTTCTACTGAGTTTTAAGCATCTTTTAGACTTTTCATAATTCATCATGGGGTGCGTGGACTTCAGCTCTGTTTTTTACTTCTGGTTCACCTTTGTGATGGTGTTTTAAgatgtttttgggtttttgatGAAAGCTAAGCACAGGCTTTCCATTAAAGATAGACATACACATACGCCATATGTTTGCATACAGTTTTTAAGGTTTCACTGAATTTTTGTTGCCAGTGAATCCAAGTTCTAAAACTACTAATAGAGATTATAGTTGTGATCTCAATAAAGTGATAGtctcttttttctcattcttatcacaatatttgcttttctttttaaataatattttaatttattttattttatattattttttaagtaggctccacgcccagtgtggagcccaatgcagggcttgaactcacaactgtgagattgagacctgagctgagatcaagagtcggatgcttaactgactgagccacccaggcaccccctgaataatatttaaaataacatttgttaaacattaaaataatgcttACTAATGTTTATTACTATCCTCCTGGCTGGGTTAACTCTATCGGTTATCTGACAGAAAATGTCCTTAAGCAGGATTAGAGAATTGGGGAAAAAACATAATTAGCAAACAGTTTCCATCTTTATtaattactaaattttttttttaaagattttatttatttgacagagagagagacagccagagagacaacacaagcagggagagcaggaaagggagaagcaggcttcctgcagagcagggattctgatgtggggctcgatgcgaggaccacaggatcatgacctgagccgaaggcagatgcttaaccatttgagccacccaggcgccccaattactAAATGTTTTAAGATAGAGATTTAATTATTTTGCCCATCATGTTcgcaaagactttaaaaattgtaatactTAATTCTAGCAAGGgtgcacataaaaaaataatatattggtaGCAAGTGAAATCTATCTTTTTGGCCAGAAATCTCTCTGGCCAGATGTAACAAGAGCCttaaaagaatgcatattctttggggcgcctgggtggctcagttggttaagcgactgccttcggctcaggtcatgatcctggagtcccgggatcgagtcccacatcgggctccctgcttggcggggggtctgcttctccctctgaccctcccccctctcatgtgctctctctctctcattctctctctcaaagtctttaaaaaaaaaaaaaagaatgcatattctttaGTAATTTTCCCAGGAGCTGAAGAatcataagaatgaaaaaaacctTTGTGCACAAAGGTGTGAATAGCAGCGTTACTTATATGAGAGAGGaattggaaacaatttaaatgtgttttagaGGATTTTGATTCTTGTGTCTGGCTCCCCAGATGTTAAGTCAGGTGGtgccttgttttctcttcctcagtGGCTCCTTGCTAGATGGAGACTGGGGTGAAGACTGCTAGGCTCGTGGGGTGGTGGGTTCCTGGACAGACATATGAGGGCATTGGTGGGGTCTCAAAGGACAGTCAGATAGGTGGCCTGTGGCTTGTGGGACATTTGACGTGGGGGGTGCTGTGTTGTGCTTGGGTGGTGGAGGGGGTACAAGTAGCTTAACAGCCCTGGAAACTGTCATCATGTGGATTGTGCAGTCTGTTTCATGAAAATCCTGGACCTCCTGCATGATGTGGGAAACATTtgtctctccctcagctcctgtcTCCATTGTCTCCCAATCCTCTGACATTTCTCCCTACCAAATCCTCTGTCTCCCTAGAAGGAAAATCTCTGAGAAATGCTTTTCTACTAGTGGACAATTTAATTACCTCCATCTCATTCAACTCAAAGAAGCCAAATAGGTTATCTTATTTGATCTGGACAATTTGATCCTTAGGGAATTATCTGCAGTTTGAGTatgaggaagcagaaaaaaagtCTCAGGGAGAGGCCAATTAacatatatgtgttatatacataGTGTTGGAATTTAAGGCTTCATTTGTGTCCCTCGTGTAATAATAGTAACAGCAATAACTAATACTTTCTGTTCAAAGTGCTTTACCTAAATGAGTTCATTGCATTTTCCCAGTGGCTCTACTTGTGGAACAGGCTCGCCCTGAGATTAGTAAAATAACTTCTGGAAGAATCTTGGACAGCTTATCCTGTTTATCTTCTTGGACTAGGGatggatttatctttttcttggAAAACCAACCACCAGGTTGTCACACAACTGGGAAAAGCCCAGGGGAGAGAGAATACAAGGAATTTGCAGCTTTAGCATGTGAGAGAGGTGTTCACCTCGTTGCTATACCCACTTAACCCAGTGTGCCAGGATGtgaaactatttcttttctttttttttttttttaaagattccatttttttttttggggagagagagcatgagagggagcaggagtgggggggggtgcagaggcagagggacaagcagactcctcgctgagctgggagccccacacggggctcgatcccaggaccctgagatcatgacctgagcggaaggcagacacctaaccaactgagccacccagcgcccctgaAACCATTTCTTTTCTAAGTGTCTTCTGCACACACCTAACTCATGAGGGTTTGTTTGGGATGACAGAAAGGGGTAGGAGCACCAgtttgaggatttaaaaaaaactagtcATGTTTTATTCTGATACAGTGCAACATGAAAGAATcattggggggatggggaaagtgAGGGGCCCATGTGGAGAATTTTGCAGGCTGGAGTGGGCATTTACATATACCTTGCTTAGGAAAAGGTACACACTTGTGATTTTGGGTAGGGCTGTTAGGGGAAGGcacagggagcagagagagattaACAAATGGAAATTTCTGGAGGTCAGGGATTTGGTCTTGGTCTCATCTCTGTGCCTGGCATCTGATGCCAAGTGTAAGACCGAGGAGGGCCGCAGCAAACATTTGCAAGGTTCACTTGAATGCAACTCCTATAAAGCTGGAAGGTGCTGAGAATTCTGAGGGTTCCACCTGCAGCCGCTTGGccatttgattttcctttcttcatagaGCCGCTGCTGCCCCCTTCTGGGGTTGGTAGGTATTTCTGGGGGATATGCTTTTTAATGGCTCAGCAGTGTCCTACACAATGGTAAGCTTGTTGCTCCGAGTCTTACCAACTCTCCAGGCCTGGATGGAGTCCGGACAGACCCAGGTCGCTTGTTCTCTGAGGGAAGCCTTGTTCCTGGAGATAATATGTATCTTGGAGGATTTGGCTTTAGTGGGACTGGAGTTGAAAAAGGGATTATTCTGTTTGGATAGCTGTGGTAGAAAGATGCTTGCATTGGGAGTCAGGAGAACTGGAATCTAGACCAACCGTAAATGTTGAGCTTTGGctcaacattttccttttctgtaaaggccGGTTGTGTTCCAGAGAGGGCGAGGGGCTTCAGCAGGAACGGCCTCTGCCCCACTTGGAGCTGTTTTATTTATGGGGTGTCAAATATGAGTTTGCAGGAAACAAATGTCCTCAAAAGTCTGAGAGCCACTGGATGACATGATCTCTGGGCTCCTTCCAGCTCTAATGGTGTGATTTTATAAACTTAGAATTGAATCACAGACTTGCGAGCTGAAATCATAATGCCAAACATTTCTCCCTAAGTGCTAAGGCTGTTTTGCAGGCGGACAGTCCAGAAGATATGCACAGCTGGATTAAGGAGATCGGGGCAGCTGTCCAGGCCCTCAAGTGCCACCCCAGAGTAAGTCACTTCCTTTCTGGTACATGGTCACTGTCAACTTAGAGATGAATTCTCTCTGAGTgggcaggttttttttgttttttttttaagattttatttatttgacagagagagagatagcgagagcaggaacataagcagggggagtgggagagggagaagcaggcctcctgccaagcagggagcccgatgtgggactcgatcccaggaccctgggatcatgacctgagccgaaggcagacgcttaacgactgagccacccaggcgccctgagtggGCAGGTTTTATTTGGTGATGCAGCCAAGTGCTCTGTCCCTGGAAGCAGCCGAAGCCTCAGGCTGTCttgtttgtttcctctttctgCTGGTTTAggtacaaaattttattttttgttttttttttggttgttggaaAGAGGTGAGGTATAGGGTTGGGTAAAGAGACAGAGCTTGTGATGTGTTCTACATGTCTCCCTGTGTCGGCCGACCTTGACACATCTGGAGTGAATTCTGTTGGTCAGACTTGATTTCTGTAGACAAGTGCCTCTGGACCTATGAGGGGGTTATCATGGGTGGGTGTTCTTCCTGGGGCTTTGGGATAAACATTGTCAGGAAaagccttattttccttttttttttttcttcccttttatttttgtaGGATATGTCCTTTTCTAGATCCATCTCTTTGACTCGCTCTGGAAGCTCCGGCCTCTCAGGGGGGCCCAACTCTGTCCTGTGTAGGGGGCGGCCACCTATGGAAGAGAAAAGAGCTCTCTGCAAAGCCCCCTCTGTGGCTTCCTCCTGGCAACCCTGGACCCCCGTCCCACAGGCCGGGGACAAGCTGCTTCCAGCTGAAGAGACTCCTGGGGACTCTTTGTTCATGTCCCGGCTTGGGGAGAGCAGTACTTCTGGGGTGTTGCCCAGCTCCCGGATAAGGCACAGGTCAGAGCCCCAGCACCCCAAGGAGAAACCATTTCTGTTCAGCCTTGATGATGAGAGCATACGGACTTCTGATGTGTGATAGGGCACAGtgccctgggaggggggaggactCAAGAAAAGGAGGCCATGACTCAGTTTCCCTACATTTTGGAGGACAGTCAGAGACCCTTTGGCACTCATAGTCCTGTGGATGCTATGTGGGAGGGGCCCATCCAGctggcctgtttttttttttttttttttttaatatcaatacGGTATATTTAACTTGGAAAATCACTAGGTTGGACCTGTAGGCACGCTCAGTGGAGAACAGGTTGCCTCTACTTTGACTGTTCTAAGGTCTTCCTGGTGAGAGAAGGTTGGGAGTGCAATTTCATCCCTAACCAAGTTTTGTTTCCTTGTCCTAGTTGTAGTTTCTTCCTTTACTTTCCAGGCCAGGCACAGAATCTTGGGCCAGTCATCTGGTTTATCCAATTCCTATTTATTGGCTGAGGTCTGACTGTGAAGTAGGAAGGTTGTAACTAACCCAGCTGGCTTACCTGGGATACATTCTGAGGGGAGGTGTTAAAATCTGGGGGCTGGCAGGTAGCTCTCAGAATGTCTATGAGGGTAGATCCTCTCAGGGGACTTCTGTAGGGGAAGAAATAGGGAATCTCGTGTAAGGTATGGGGTAAGATTCAGTCTCAGTGTATCAGCCAGTTTTGGGAATTATTCTGTTCTTGTCTATGACCCCAAATAATGTCCATGTGAGTGATAGACATGCCCACCCAGTTTCTGTGTCAGGCCCTGGGGATGGGTTTATCAGTGTGAAAGTTACGACTGTTGAGACTAGAACAGACATTTCAGTTGCTATGGCATCATTTGGAAGTTCGGAGGGTTGATAAGTGTGGGATAGTTCCCTTGCGTGAGAGATCAGATCTCTATTTTAGGGTGTTAGAATTGCTTTAGAGCAGGTGCTGGGAAAAGATGGACATCCAGATAAACTTCATCCAGATAGACTTTTCTGATCCATGTTTTCCAGACAGAAGAAAAGGTCTGTTTTAGAACAGACAGATTTCTTGAATCCTTACTTCATAGCTCTTCAGTGGGCTGATATTAGTCTAATTTTAAGTGCTGTATATTATATAGCCTGGCAGATTTGCTTTCTTTCTATGTTGCCCTTTGAATGAAGCCTTTTGTACTTGCATGATCAAACCTTGTGACCAGATAAGGTTCCATGTACTTAATAGTGAAGAGATACAAGGATAATCTTGAgaggtatttatatttttaataaaatagaaactatgcAAAGTAACATTGATTTAGAGGCACTGCATTGCTGACTAGAGATTTCCCAGGTAGAAGAGCATAGATTGCATTTCCCATCCAGATTTTTAGGTGTGCCTTCTTTCATTTGACAAGAAGATACTATTTCCAGTGTCCCTGGGAGAATTTGTCCAACTTATGTGGTGAACTGCTAACTTATCAGGGTGccctaaagagagagaaaaactcatTTCTGTCTATGCCTTTTATCAGCTAGATCAGCTAATTAcctttaaattagaaatcaatcacTAGAGGAAGATACCGAGAGATGCATTTTTACCTAAGTCaatcccttccctttccttatgTCCAGATCTAATACAGAGGCAAAAACATGTCATCAGAAATCCTTAGGGGCTTGAGGGAAATCTGTGTTCCTTCCAGGTAGTGTAACTCCCTTGAAGTCTATGTCATGTTGAGAACTTTTCTTGACCGCACTGCATTGGAGCTATTCTTCACTTAAATTGTTTGGCCTAGTGGTCCTGGTAGAAAAAAGACATCTAGTactggatttctctctctctctctcctcttttttgcAGACTCTTGTAGACGGTTGTCCTCAGAAATCTGTGGTTTGGGAGTTAGTTATTTATGAGTGACCGAGGTTACAGTTTCAAGTAGCCTGATAAGTAGTCATTTCAGATTCTTAAAGCTCCTtgtctctgatttcatcttcatATTTTCCTCAAGAAAATTCTTTGGCTAGGtcaaagaaaatacacaataaGTGATATTTGCACTCACAAAAATAAGTTAGGAAATTTTGAGATCCCTTTAAACATTCCCTAACTCATGAAAGCTGTCATCTTTTGGTGTTTAAGCTGTGAAAATGTACCCATGTCTCTTTTGTTAAATAAACTCTCTGCTACAATACTACTGTTGAATTAATTGGCCATTATAGTAAGCTGATATGTTTCTTATTTCAGTAGGGTCTATTTTAAGAATGTGTTAAATTAAACATACTTATAAATCTAGATTATATTGTTATGATAGAAGGAAAACAAGGACTTTAGTTGGCAAATACTTGGGAATACCAAGTGAGAACATTGTTAATGTAGTTCCAGCACCAGATAAATAGAATTATCTTCAGTGAAGTCTGTAAGCATTCTCATTCCCAAACCTTATTTCAGAATTCCTTTTGTGTCCATATTTCTTACCTTCTGGCCAATTTCACATCACAACTTTTTAATGTCACTACACATGTGAGCCAAAGATAGTGCATATATAGTCAAAGCATTTGGCTTTAAATGTCTATGGAACCAGATGGAAAAAATAGGGCAGGGATGCAGTATAGGTTAGTAGTTAAATGCATAGGCTCTGGAATAAATCGGAGTTTAAAGAAAGGAACCAAAAAAGATACTGCATTTTCTTTGTGGAATAAAAACCTTCTTGAGTTGTGCTGTTTTCCTAAGCCTATTGAAGTGATCTTGATCCAGTTTGTGTAACAGTATTATGGGTGGTCTTCCCTATAATTGAACTATTTACCATCCACTATTCTTGAGACCTTAAGGATTTGCTTACTCAAGGTCAGTTGGTGGCTGGTAAACATTGTTTGACTTTTTGCATCCTGTGAGACATCATAAATCTACTAAAGTGTAGAGTAGACTCAGGTCAAAATATTGAAAGTTATACGTTTATTTCTGAGTAGAATGCTGAGCTCACTCATATGAGAAAGAGCAGAGGTAAGGCCCAGCTTTGTAGTTCACTGGAagcaaaaggttttttttccttgctgaatATAACTGTGCTCTCATGTGGGCTTAAAGTACCTAAATAGATTCAGTAGTTGAGCAGTGGGATTTGATGTTTGTTTTCACTGTTGACCAGTAACAGCATTTTGGAAATTGAGTTTCCCAAGTGAGCTTTGTTTATAAACTTTGAACATGTCAAAAATGGATAGTTTAGTAAATCTTTTCTACCAacatcacttttcttttcttactcctttttttctgttattgcCTGCAGCAGTCAGTTACAGTCACTCATGCTAAGTAGAATTTGAATAAAGCTAATGTTAGCAAAAATAGACTGTTTGACCTCTCCCCCCACTGCTTACTGAAGTGTGGCATGATTTTGTGTTTTGAACCAGTAGGTTTCAGCTGTGAAATGCACTCACTGTAAGCACTGAGCTGAGTGCATGGAAACTGTTACGCTTCTCATTTTATGTGATCTCCTAATTGGTATGtagcaaaaaaataattttctaaacctgttttgttgcttgttttgtaATAAAACCATGTGAAATACTGAAATATGGTGTGTGTTTTCCTAATGCTGACCTTCTGCCCGTGGGTGGGTGATCTCTCGTCAGTCTGCCCCATTATTGGTTTTCTGGCCTTCCCGAGGTAGGGCCCTgcacagggcagggctggggaccTCTCTTGGTTGCATGGGGCTGGcgctggccctggccctgggacGGGGACGGGGACGGGTGGTGGgggatgcgtgtgtgtgtgtgtgtagaggtcCGCCAGGCTCTgccgtgcgtgtgcgtgtgtgtgtgtagaggtcTGTCAGGCTCTGCCCCTTAAAGCCCGGGGGTTGAGGGAGGCGGCACCCTAGCCGGGAAGAAGTGTTGCTCATTTTAGAGCAGTTGCCGGTCCAAAGTAAACCGGAGCGTGAAGAAGGAAGGGGGCAGGATGACTAGACCTCTGCGGCGGCCAGCTCTGCTGGGACAGCTCCTCCTGCTGTGGCTGCTGCTCCCGCCGCCTGTGCTCAGAGtcgaggctaggaagtccaagaccTTGCTGCCCTGTCCCGCGGCTTGTGAGCCCACGCGCTGCCCCCCGCTGCCCACCTGCTCGGCGGGGTCGACGCCGCTGCTCGATCGCTGCCGCTGCTGCCGCGGCGGCCGAGAGCGAGGCCTGCGGCTGGGCGCTGGGCCGGCGGTGCGCCCTGGGGCTGCAGTGCCGCGCGCGGCTCAGCGCCCCGCGCTTCGGCGGCGCCTGGGTCGGCACGTGCGGCTgccggcggcgggggcggcggtgTGCGGCGGTGCGCGGCGGTGTGCGGCAGCGACGGGCGCACCTATCCCAGCCTGTGCGCGCTGCGCGCCGACAACCGCGCCGCGCGCCTCCGAGGCGCGCTCCCGGCCGTGCCCGTGCTGAAGGGCGGCTGCGCGGGTGGAGGTGAGCGCTGGGCCCGCGCGCTCGGGTGGCTCGCAACGTCCCCCAGCTGCGCGCCCATGTCGTGCGGTGCGCCGCGGGCTCTTCCCGCCTTTGCCTCCGGATTCAACTCCTTGTTcccagttttttttccttcttaggtGTCTCCTTACCAGTTCCCATGTGGTTTCTCCCCACTTGGCTCCCCGGGCCTGTTGAATGCcgtcttccctttttcttctctctcttttttcccccacccgGGATGACAGGTCTGGTTCCCTCAAGGCGTATCCTTGCGGGGTGGCAGTGAATACAGAGGGGAGACCGAAGAGAGGAAGGGgcgggaaaggagagaggaggagagagcccGGGAGATTTGGGATATGACACCCGATCCGGCCAAGCAGCGGGGCGCCCACCGCCCCCAAGAGTGGTGCATTTCTTCACAGGGACCAGAAAGAAGTGTAGGCCGGCTCCGGAGCAAGTACAACTTCATCGCGGAGGTGGTGGAGAAGGTAGCGCCATCTGTGGTACACTTGCAGCTGTTCCGCAGGtaaaggaggcaggaggaggccgCCAGCTACCCCGCGGGACTGTTTCTGAGCGCCTGCCGGCTCCGGGCCCCCGCGCTACGGCTTTACAGGCATCGCTTAGGCTTAGCCGTAAAACCCGCTGTGAGGAAGTCGCAGCTCAAACAGGTTGAATAATCTGTTCGGGGTTGGTTTAGCCAAAGAGCGGAAGCGTAGGGATTGTGGCTTCCAAATCTGGGCTACTCCTCTGCACTTCGGGGTctggggtttctctctccctcatctccCACGGACAAAATGGAAGGTCAGATGTAAGAGCTAGAAGGCATCCTGTTGGTGATCTTGCTCAGGCCCCTCGTTTGCCTGGAAGGAAATCCAATGTCACAATGCCAGTTAGTAGTGGAACCTAAGCTGGAACCAGACTTCTTtgactccctccctcctgggtCCTCAAGAATGTGGCACTAGGTCCACGTTTGCGCGCAGTAGTAGGACTGAAGCAGAGGGTTGCTGCTCTGACCAGCTctgaagaaggaggggagggggtcgTCCCTGGAAAAGGAGAGTTGGGATCAGCTCTCAGTCGTGTTCCTAAGGGATGGCCAGGGTGCTGAACATTCAGAGTCCAGTTACACAttgagagaatgaaaacacagacGGGATAGTAAGATGTCTGAGAAAACTGTGGTGGAGGTATGTTTGATAAATTAGAGGTTCCATGTCCGCAGACTGTGATGGATATCCTGGTTTTCCTGCCCTCTGCTTATGCTGTTGTCTTGCTGGGACAGGTCACCTCTTAGCAACAAGGATATTCCTGCATCCAGTGGCTCTGGGTTCATAGTGTCTGAGGATGGGCTCATTGTTACCAATGCCAAAGTCCTCACCAACCAGCAGCGGATCCAGGTGGAGCTCCAGAGTGGCGTCCAGTATGAAGCCACTGTCAAGGACATTGACCATAAATTGGATCTTGCACTGATTAAGATCGAGCCAAATGTGAGTATGCAAGGGCCAAATCAGTCTGTACATCTGGGGATTTCCATCAATTTGCTGATATTTTCCTCTTCACCCCATTCTTGCTCCACATCTTTTCTACCTGGTATATGGTCTTCTctagtttccttttttctgtttttcactcttttattttcttctatgccCGTCTGTATATCCCTAACAATTTCTATTAACTGTCTAGCCTCCTTCTTCAACAGATGCTGCTTCTGGGAAACTTACTTCTCTGCTTGCCTTAGAATACTAGGAATGATTGCAGTGGATTCAGAGCTGCCTGGGAATACTCTGAGGTCCTTGCTACACAAAGTCTAGTCTGCACATCAGCAGCATTGACATTATctgagaaagaatttttttaaaaatgcaggatcTCAGATCCCACCCACgtctgagtcagaatctgcattttaataagatccctaggtga
It encodes:
- the HTRA4 gene encoding LOW QUALITY PROTEIN: serine protease HTRA4 (The sequence of the model RefSeq protein was modified relative to this genomic sequence to represent the inferred CDS: inserted 2 bases in 1 codon; deleted 1 base in 1 codon) encodes the protein MTRPLRRPALLGQLLLLWLLLPPPVLRVEARKSKTLLPCPAACEPTRCPPLPTCSAGSTPLLDRCRCCRXAAESEACGWALGRRCALGLQCRARLSAPRFGGAWVGTCGCRRRGGGVRRCAAVCGSDGRTYPSLCALRADNRAARLRGALPAVPVLKGGCAGGGERWARALGSVGRLRSKYNFIAEVVEKVAPSVVHLQLFRRSPLSNKDIPASSGSGFIVSEDGLIVTNAKVLTNQQRIQVELQSGVQYEATVKDIDHKLDLALIKIEPNTDLPVLLLGRSSDLRAGEFMVALGSPFSLQNTATAGIVSTIQRGGRELGLKNSDMDCIQTDAIINHGNSGGPLVNLDGDVIGINTLKVTVGISFAIPSDRIQQFLAEFHEHQLKGKALSQKYLGLRMLPLTMNLLQEMKRQDPDFPDVSSGVFVYEVIQGTAAESSGLRDHDVIVSINGQPVTTTTDVIEAVKDNDSLSIMVRRGSQTLILTVTSEIIN